Proteins from a single region of Chryseobacterium sp. T16E-39:
- a CDS encoding M56 family metallopeptidase: METLLLYCGKVIICSGVTFLYYQLSLKDRTFHHYNRFYLLSAILLSLLLPLIRVDDFTIEVNNEVYLLLNKLQNFNSDKNISNDHIYFRIIFSALGLVSLFFLGRFIFGIIRIQKLKDQFQKESFDGINFYHTNLTEAPFSYFKNLFWKSSIVLNSDIGKQILKHEMVHIEQKHSFDKIFIEVITSIFWFNPFFYLIKKELGLIHEYLADKKAVKQSDTKAFAQMLLASHFSGTQLPATSPFLSSNLKKRLKMLQTPKTKFGYARRIFALPVLFTVAFAYMVNAKNKEIKETNIAIHDAVSQIKKEKPQTEKVSPVIIETKKDTINPGKMSIDESQQKILRKRETEKIKDLGKKIQEKSLALKGLKPDSKEFQKNVDDLGTLSAEMGRITSSDDFRMAYTINGSEIKRINDFFKSDEWKNKVKDLKNMNIEIPEIPEINFDHYDVPTPPTPPNAPNAPRMKVMKFGDMKDVKWNAAELASASENAKDAMEMATKRAKIDRKRAKLNEKRAKLDAERMKLDAERMALDGNKRVYFYSNNSTFSNSNGPITMSFNTDFKDSDRVIIPRINSSDSNYKNMKLYLNGVEVSKKEFEAILPKDIKSMKINKRTKDGDPSGEIRIQTK, from the coding sequence ATGGAAACGCTACTTCTATACTGTGGAAAAGTAATTATATGTTCTGGTGTAACATTTTTGTACTATCAGTTGTCTTTAAAAGACAGGACGTTTCATCATTATAACAGATTTTATTTGTTATCGGCTATATTACTATCATTACTACTGCCTCTTATTAGGGTAGACGATTTTACAATAGAAGTGAATAATGAGGTGTACTTGCTGTTAAATAAGTTACAGAATTTTAATTCAGATAAAAACATAAGCAATGACCACATTTATTTTAGAATTATTTTTTCAGCTTTGGGATTGGTTTCTCTCTTTTTTTTAGGAAGATTTATCTTTGGAATCATAAGAATCCAGAAGCTTAAAGACCAATTTCAGAAAGAAAGTTTTGATGGGATCAATTTTTACCATACAAATCTTACTGAAGCACCATTTTCTTATTTTAAGAACCTGTTCTGGAAAAGTTCAATTGTATTGAACTCGGATATAGGTAAACAAATCTTAAAACATGAAATGGTACATATTGAACAGAAACATTCATTTGATAAAATTTTTATCGAAGTGATTACATCCATTTTCTGGTTCAATCCGTTCTTTTATCTTATCAAAAAAGAACTCGGCTTAATTCATGAATATCTGGCTGATAAAAAAGCCGTCAAACAATCGGATACAAAAGCATTTGCGCAGATGCTTTTAGCAAGTCACTTTTCCGGAACACAGTTACCTGCAACCAGTCCGTTTTTAAGTTCAAATCTAAAAAAACGTTTAAAAATGTTACAGACACCCAAAACCAAATTCGGGTATGCGCGAAGAATTTTTGCCTTACCTGTTTTATTTACAGTGGCATTTGCCTATATGGTCAATGCGAAGAATAAGGAAATTAAAGAAACAAATATAGCGATCCATGACGCTGTTTCTCAAATCAAAAAAGAGAAACCTCAAACTGAAAAAGTTTCACCTGTTATCATCGAAACTAAAAAGGATACCATAAATCCGGGTAAAATGAGCATTGATGAATCTCAACAAAAAATACTGAGAAAAAGAGAAACTGAAAAAATAAAGGATCTTGGGAAAAAGATTCAGGAGAAAAGTCTTGCATTGAAAGGGCTGAAGCCAGATAGTAAGGAATTTCAAAAGAATGTAGATGATTTAGGTACGCTTTCTGCGGAAATGGGCAGAATTACAAGTTCTGATGACTTTAGAATGGCCTATACAATCAATGGAAGCGAAATAAAAAGGATCAATGATTTCTTCAAATCCGATGAATGGAAAAATAAGGTAAAAGACCTTAAAAATATGAATATTGAAATTCCTGAAATACCGGAAATCAATTTTGATCATTACGATGTGCCAACACCTCCAACGCCTCCTAATGCACCCAATGCTCCAAGAATGAAGGTGATGAAATTTGGGGATATGAAAGACGTAAAATGGAATGCCGCAGAGCTTGCAAGTGCATCGGAAAACGCAAAAGATGCCATGGAAATGGCAACAAAAAGAGCAAAGATCGACAGAAAGAGAGCTAAGCTTAATGAAAAGAGAGCAAAATTAGATGCCGAAAGAATGAAACTGGATGCCGAAAGAATGGCGCTGGATGGAAATAAGAGAGTTTATTTTTATAGCAATAATTCTACTTTCAGCAATTCAAACGGACCAATCACAATGAGCTTCAACACTGATTTTAAAGATAGCGATAGGGTAATCATTCCAAGGATCAACAGCTCTGACAGTAATTATAAAAATATGAAATTGTATCTTAATGGAGTAGAAGTGTCAAAAAAAGAATTTGAAGCCATCTTACCAAAGGATATAAAAAGTATGAAAATAAATAAACGTACAAAAGACGGAGATCCTTCAGGTGAAATAAGAATTCAGACAAAGTAA
- a CDS encoding BlaI/MecI/CopY family transcriptional regulator, translated as MIIQTLTKAEEQVMQYLWKIEKGFLKDILDLFPEPKPHTNTVSTILKVLKDKEFVDYNVYGRQHEYFPLITKEQYSGKTMKSLVKNYFKGSYKSAVSFLVEKNEMTVEDLEMLLSELKKKN; from the coding sequence ATGATAATTCAGACTCTAACAAAAGCAGAAGAACAGGTAATGCAGTATTTATGGAAGATAGAAAAAGGATTTCTTAAGGATATTCTGGATCTGTTTCCTGAGCCAAAACCTCATACGAATACTGTTTCTACAATTTTAAAAGTATTAAAAGACAAAGAATTTGTAGACTATAATGTTTATGGAAGGCAGCATGAATATTTTCCTTTGATCACCAAAGAACAGTATTCCGGAAAGACAATGAAGAGTCTTGTGAAAAATTATTTTAAAGGTTCTTATAAAAGTGCAGTTTCTTTTCTTGTTGAAAAAAATGAAATGACAGTTGAGGATCTTGAAATGTTATTAAGCGAACTTAAAAAGAAAAACTGA
- a CDS encoding carboxymuconolactone decarboxylase family protein yields the protein MEPRINLFEKGKKAITPVFGITQYLKHCSIDRKLMELIDFRISQINQCAYCLDMHSKELRAMGETEQRLYGLSAWRETPYYTDKERAALEWAEAVNSLHVPDQAYENVKKEFSEEEIIDLTLIVNAINTWNRFNIAFQQIPGDYQVGMFG from the coding sequence ATGGAACCAAGAATTAATTTATTTGAAAAAGGTAAAAAAGCAATTACTCCGGTGTTTGGAATTACTCAGTATTTAAAACACTGTTCTATTGACAGAAAACTAATGGAACTTATTGATTTCAGGATTTCACAAATCAATCAATGTGCATACTGTCTCGATATGCATTCTAAAGAACTCCGTGCAATGGGGGAAACAGAACAACGCCTTTACGGATTAAGTGCCTGGAGAGAAACCCCTTATTATACCGATAAAGAAAGGGCAGCATTAGAATGGGCAGAAGCCGTGAACAGTCTTCACGTTCCGGACCAGGCATATGAAAATGTAAAAAAAGAGTTTTCTGAGGAAGAAATTATTGATCTTACTTTAATTGTCAATGCCATTAATACCTGGAATCGTTTTAATATTGCCTTCCAGCAAATTCCCGGTGATTACCAGGTAGGTATGTTTGGGTAA
- a CDS encoding L-threonylcarbamoyladenylate synthase: MAKILKIYPDNPQENLINEVVKTLNNGGLIIYPSDTIYALGCNIFDIKAMEKLAQIKKMKLEKAQFSIICNDLSHLSDFTRPIDTSVFRFLKSHLPGPFTFILDANKSVPLAYKGHKTIGIRVPDHSIPQLIVEKLGHPIASTSIHDEDEVIEYSTDPELIAEKYDHLVDIVIDSGYGDNVASTSVDLTSGEPEVIRQGKGVI, encoded by the coding sequence ATGGCAAAAATATTAAAAATTTACCCCGACAATCCTCAGGAAAATCTTATTAATGAGGTTGTTAAAACTTTAAACAACGGTGGATTAATTATTTATCCGTCGGATACTATTTATGCCTTAGGCTGCAATATTTTTGATATCAAAGCCATGGAAAAACTGGCTCAGATAAAGAAAATGAAGCTTGAAAAGGCTCAGTTTTCTATTATTTGTAATGATCTCAGCCACCTTTCGGATTTTACAAGACCTATAGACACTTCAGTTTTCAGGTTTTTGAAAAGTCATCTTCCCGGTCCTTTTACCTTTATCCTGGATGCAAATAAAAGTGTCCCTTTAGCCTATAAAGGACATAAAACGATTGGTATCCGTGTTCCGGATCATTCGATTCCGCAATTGATTGTAGAGAAATTAGGACACCCGATTGCTTCTACATCCATCCATGATGAGGATGAAGTCATTGAATATTCTACCGACCCAGAATTGATTGCTGAAAAGTATGATCATCTGGTAGATATTGTTATAGACTCCGGTTATGGGGATAATGTAGCTTCTACAAGCGTGGACCTTACTTCCGGAGAACCTGAGGTGATCAGACAGGGAAAAGGAGTTATTTAG
- the yaaA gene encoding peroxide stress protein YaaA, producing the protein MKIITSPAKLMNVENSTDLLRSTTPKFIEDAEFIQSFLKHKSPKYLSELMEISPKLADENWERNQNWKSNPKPKESAPAMFAFTGEVYRGLDAKTLDKKAIDYLQKNYRMLSGLYGLLKPSDKVMLYRLEMGRHFEFDQYKNLYEFWREKITEQLNSEMKKNEVLLHLASNEYGKVIDRKKLNHKVIDFDFYELKEGKLKTIVVYTKHARGLVVRFCAETNAQTLNDVKAFNYDGYLIDEEKSTDTKLVFVR; encoded by the coding sequence ATGAAAATCATTACATCGCCTGCCAAATTAATGAATGTAGAAAATTCAACTGATTTATTGAGATCTACGACACCTAAATTCATTGAAGATGCAGAATTTATACAATCTTTTTTAAAACATAAATCTCCCAAATATCTTTCTGAATTAATGGAGATCTCGCCTAAACTGGCAGATGAAAACTGGGAAAGAAATCAAAACTGGAAGTCTAACCCCAAGCCTAAAGAATCAGCTCCTGCAATGTTTGCATTTACGGGAGAAGTTTACAGAGGTCTGGATGCTAAAACTTTAGACAAGAAAGCCATCGATTACTTACAGAAAAACTACAGAATGCTTTCCGGATTATATGGTTTATTAAAACCCTCTGATAAAGTCATGTTGTACAGACTTGAAATGGGGCGTCACTTTGAGTTTGACCAATATAAGAATCTGTATGAATTTTGGAGAGAAAAAATCACCGAACAGCTGAACTCCGAAATGAAAAAAAATGAAGTTCTTCTTCATCTGGCAAGCAATGAGTACGGAAAAGTGATTGACCGAAAAAAATTAAATCATAAAGTCATCGATTTTGATTTTTATGAATTAAAAGAAGGAAAGCTAAAAACTATTGTTGTGTATACCAAACATGCAAGAGGACTTGTTGTAAGATTCTGTGCTGAAACCAATGCCCAAACGTTGAACGATGTAAAAGCATTTAATTACGACGGTTATTTGATCGACGAAGAAAAATCTACTGATACAAAATTGGTTTTTGTAAGATAA
- the prmC gene encoding peptide chain release factor N(5)-glutamine methyltransferase encodes MTISEFKIHFRNELHQVYTESESSFLFSIFIEKITGLDAFQQRRSSDVELSSTDEQKFQEIIIELKTHKPYQHILGETEFYGMTFFVNEHVLIPRPETEELLEIAITRIQNSSPVTENLKILDIGTGSGVIPLVLKKHFPQAEVSSIDFSEKALETAKKNAALHQLDIHFIHGDYLNYELIDNYDIIISNPPYIGIEEEVEIENSVKGFEPNMALFSPTSDALIFYRKIAEDSKKHLNQDGSLFLEINQKLGPETLDLYSFFSESELIKDLSGNDRFVTGKK; translated from the coding sequence ATGACGATCTCAGAATTTAAAATACATTTTAGAAATGAACTTCATCAGGTTTATACAGAATCTGAAAGTTCATTTTTATTTTCAATTTTCATAGAAAAAATCACAGGCCTTGACGCATTCCAGCAAAGGAGATCTTCTGATGTGGAGTTGTCATCTACTGATGAACAAAAGTTTCAGGAGATTATCATAGAATTAAAAACCCATAAACCTTATCAACATATTTTAGGGGAAACTGAGTTTTACGGAATGACGTTTTTTGTGAATGAGCACGTTTTAATACCTCGTCCTGAAACTGAAGAATTACTGGAAATAGCAATCACCCGGATTCAAAATTCAAGTCCAGTGACTGAGAATTTAAAAATCCTTGATATTGGTACGGGAAGTGGTGTTATTCCTTTAGTTTTAAAGAAACATTTCCCACAAGCAGAGGTTTCGTCCATAGATTTTTCAGAGAAGGCATTGGAAACTGCAAAAAAGAATGCTGCTCTTCATCAACTGGATATTCATTTTATTCATGGTGATTATTTGAATTATGAGCTCATTGATAATTATGACATTATTATTTCAAATCCTCCTTATATTGGAATTGAAGAAGAAGTGGAAATTGAAAACTCAGTAAAAGGATTCGAGCCCAACATGGCCCTCTTCTCTCCTACTTCTGATGCCCTTATCTTCTATCGGAAAATAGCTGAAGACTCAAAAAAACATTTAAATCAAGATGGATCATTATTCCTGGAAATTAATCAAAAACTAGGCCCGGAAACTTTGGACCTTTATTCCTTTTTCTCAGAATCTGAATTGATTAAAGATCTGTCTGGCAATGACCGATTTGTAACCGGAAAAAAATAA
- a CDS encoding 5-carboxymethyl-2-hydroxymuconate Delta-isomerase: protein MPHFIIECSVNILSQQSPGKIMQAVYEGAEASDLFAKNDIKVRISPFKYYKLGEGKNGFIHIFGNIMEGRSAEQKANLSRQVIERLNLLFPEISFLSMNITEFEAATYCNKSLINPENMNKDRHFGN, encoded by the coding sequence ATGCCACATTTTATTATAGAATGCTCTGTAAATATTTTAAGTCAGCAATCTCCTGGTAAAATTATGCAAGCTGTATACGAAGGTGCTGAAGCATCTGACCTTTTCGCAAAAAATGACATTAAGGTTAGAATTTCACCTTTCAAATATTATAAACTTGGTGAGGGGAAAAACGGTTTCATCCATATTTTTGGGAATATCATGGAAGGAAGAAGTGCTGAACAAAAAGCAAATCTATCAAGACAGGTAATTGAACGTCTCAATCTGCTGTTTCCTGAAATTTCTTTTTTATCAATGAATATCACAGAATTTGAAGCAGCAACCTACTGTAACAAATCATTAATCAATCCTGAAAACATGAACAAAGACAGACATTTTGGTAATTAA
- a CDS encoding serine hydrolase domain-containing protein has product MNYFSALHIKKYIVFLFCLFLLSCGKTPEDIITQYYKNGELNGSILVMQNNRILYDSAVGYADFNHKRVLTKNTPFYIASLSKPFTATAIILLQQKGLLSYDDKASQYLPELPDYAKNVSIRHLLSHTSGIRDYESILTGKKGLNNQDVLNWLQEQKGLQFPSGSHFQYSNSGYIILSTIIEKISGDSYKMFLEKNIFVPLKMNNTEVYDGSTSINKNRAIGYDRQKKPDDYSILTTGDGGIYSTPEDLYKFDQALRDFSLVSKENSNQMYTPFTLSDGKPSMYGFGWFIDDSAGGKTVSHTGGLDGFRALFWRDLKNNKTIITLTNQGDAFPLQNFLNDMKQSTLKN; this is encoded by the coding sequence ATGAACTATTTTTCTGCTTTACATATCAAAAAATACATTGTTTTTTTGTTTTGTTTATTCCTGCTTTCATGTGGAAAAACTCCAGAAGATATTATTACCCAATATTATAAAAACGGAGAATTGAATGGTAGCATTCTCGTTATGCAAAACAACAGAATCCTCTATGATTCTGCAGTGGGCTATGCCGATTTTAACCATAAAAGAGTTCTCACTAAGAATACTCCTTTCTATATTGCTTCATTAAGCAAACCCTTTACTGCAACAGCTATCATTCTATTGCAACAAAAAGGACTATTATCATACGATGACAAAGCTTCTCAATATCTTCCTGAGCTTCCAGATTATGCAAAGAATGTCAGTATAAGACATTTACTCAGTCACACATCAGGTATTAGGGATTATGAAAGTATTCTGACTGGAAAAAAAGGATTAAATAATCAAGACGTTCTCAATTGGTTACAGGAACAAAAAGGATTGCAATTTCCATCAGGAAGTCACTTTCAGTATAGTAACAGTGGTTATATTATCTTGTCAACTATTATTGAGAAAATTTCCGGTGATTCATATAAGATGTTTCTTGAGAAGAACATCTTCGTTCCCCTAAAAATGAACAATACAGAGGTATATGACGGATCCACATCTATTAATAAGAACAGGGCCATAGGTTATGATCGCCAAAAAAAGCCTGATGATTATTCTATTTTGACAACAGGAGACGGTGGTATTTATTCTACTCCTGAAGATCTGTACAAGTTTGATCAGGCGCTTCGCGATTTCTCACTTGTCAGTAAAGAAAATAGTAATCAAATGTATACCCCTTTTACATTATCTGATGGAAAGCCCTCCATGTACGGGTTTGGATGGTTTATAGATGATTCTGCAGGAGGAAAAACAGTAAGTCACACCGGTGGATTGGATGGGTTTCGTGCATTATTCTGGCGCGATCTTAAAAATAACAAAACCATTATTACCCTGACCAACCAGGGAGATGCATTTCCTTTGCAAAATTTCCTGAATGATATGAAACAATCAACACTAAAAAACTAA
- a CDS encoding DUF4180 domain-containing protein: MEFKAHEINGTKIAEIISDTIIIHSAQDGLDLLGNIYYQGFDKVIIYEKNMTPDFFDLKTKIAGDILQKFSNYRVGLAIVGNFSKYESKSIKDFIFESNKTRHVNFVEALPEALERLSK, from the coding sequence ATGGAATTTAAGGCTCATGAGATCAATGGAACTAAAATAGCGGAAATAATCTCTGACACCATCATTATACACTCAGCCCAGGACGGTTTGGATCTTTTAGGCAATATATATTATCAGGGTTTTGATAAGGTGATCATTTATGAAAAAAACATGACGCCAGATTTCTTTGATCTTAAAACTAAAATTGCCGGCGATATACTTCAGAAATTCTCGAACTATCGTGTGGGGCTAGCTATTGTAGGAAATTTTAGTAAGTATGAAAGTAAAAGTATTAAAGATTTCATTTTTGAAAGCAACAAAACCCGACATGTCAATTTTGTTGAAGCCTTACCTGAGGCTTTAGAGAGACTTTCGAAATAG
- a CDS encoding NAD-dependent epimerase/dehydratase family protein, with translation MKKVFVTGITGLLGTNVVIKLLKDGYFVIALVRQKSRYYGQEDENLQLVEGDLFTDVSVYMKEADFVIHIAAETSQSLLSYAEYRKTNYDVVVHLFSEAVEAGVKKFLFVSTANTMGYGNLAEPGNEKSPQKYPFTKSLYAKSKVEAESFLLRNNKTTEVVILNPTFMIGAYDRKPSSGKIIFWAWKKKLVFYPKGGKNFVHVEDAAQGVINAIKKGKNGEKYLLTNENLKYKDFFKKVNVITKQNPLLLPLPGFILIFLGIIGDLLRFLNIKTSLSTPNMKALRIDNYYTGQKSIDELEIQYQPIEKAITDAINFFENKEYAISKVSLKPQVRLQQN, from the coding sequence ATGAAAAAGGTATTTGTAACCGGAATTACCGGACTTCTAGGAACTAATGTTGTTATAAAATTATTAAAAGATGGTTATTTTGTTATTGCTTTGGTGCGGCAGAAAAGTCGCTATTATGGTCAGGAAGATGAAAACCTCCAATTAGTTGAGGGTGATCTGTTTACTGATGTTTCTGTTTATATGAAAGAGGCAGATTTTGTCATTCATATCGCGGCTGAAACCAGTCAGAGTTTACTTTCCTATGCAGAATATAGAAAGACGAATTATGATGTTGTTGTTCATTTATTTTCTGAAGCTGTAGAAGCGGGTGTTAAGAAATTCCTGTTTGTCAGTACGGCAAATACAATGGGCTATGGAAATCTGGCTGAGCCGGGAAATGAAAAATCCCCACAGAAATATCCCTTTACAAAATCTTTGTATGCGAAAAGTAAAGTTGAAGCCGAGAGTTTTCTTTTAAGAAATAATAAAACAACTGAGGTGGTCATACTTAATCCCACCTTTATGATCGGTGCTTATGACCGGAAACCCAGTTCGGGAAAAATTATTTTCTGGGCGTGGAAAAAGAAACTGGTCTTTTATCCGAAAGGGGGAAAGAATTTTGTCCATGTGGAAGATGCAGCTCAGGGAGTTATCAATGCTATTAAGAAAGGGAAAAACGGAGAGAAATATCTCTTAACGAATGAAAATCTTAAGTATAAGGATTTCTTTAAAAAAGTAAATGTCATTACAAAACAAAATCCTCTGTTGCTTCCATTACCAGGTTTTATTTTAATTTTCCTTGGTATAATAGGTGATTTGCTGAGATTTCTAAATATCAAAACAAGTTTGAGCACTCCCAACATGAAAGCGTTGAGAATTGATAATTATTATACAGGTCAGAAATCAATTGATGAATTGGAAATTCAATATCAGCCAATTGAGAAAGCAATTACAGACGCCATTAATTTCTTTGAAAATAAAGAATATGCTATTTCGAAAGTCTCTCTAAAGCCTCAGGTAAGGCTTCAACAAAATTGA
- a CDS encoding SDR family NAD(P)-dependent oxidoreductase: MDTKESYAVVTGASQGLGKALVEHLAKKKINVILVSLPNQNVRELSQEIAEMYDVKTHYYEIDLSVNENVLNLTEELNRSFDIHILINNAGLGGTQKFVDATPHYINTILQVNVMATSLMTHQLLPNLLKQPKAYILNVSSMAAFSPIGFKTVYPASKTFIHSFSRGLHEELKDTNVFVSVVNPGAMKTNLDVCKRIEKQGFLGKLTLLDPNKVAARCVNQLFKRDSVIMVNPISWLVMKILPIWIKLPLMTNAIKREIGA; this comes from the coding sequence ATGGATACCAAAGAATCATACGCCGTTGTAACAGGAGCAAGTCAGGGGTTGGGAAAAGCTCTTGTTGAACATCTTGCTAAAAAGAAGATCAATGTTATTCTTGTCAGTTTACCCAATCAGAATGTGCGGGAACTAAGCCAGGAGATCGCTGAAATGTATGATGTGAAAACACATTATTATGAGATTGACCTTTCTGTAAATGAAAATGTGCTGAATCTGACAGAAGAGCTCAACAGGTCTTTTGATATTCATATCTTAATCAATAATGCAGGATTAGGAGGAACTCAGAAATTTGTGGATGCCACACCCCATTACATCAACACTATTTTACAGGTCAATGTTATGGCCACTTCATTAATGACCCACCAGTTACTGCCGAACTTACTGAAACAGCCTAAAGCCTACATTTTAAATGTTTCCAGTATGGCTGCTTTCTCCCCAATTGGTTTTAAAACAGTATATCCGGCCTCAAAAACCTTTATTCATTCATTTTCGAGAGGACTGCATGAAGAGTTGAAAGATACTAATGTTTTTGTAAGTGTTGTAAACCCTGGAGCTATGAAAACGAATTTAGATGTCTGCAAAAGAATTGAAAAACAGGGTTTTTTAGGAAAATTAACTTTATTAGATCCTAATAAAGTAGCTGCGCGTTGTGTTAATCAACTGTTCAAACGAGATTCAGTGATCATGGTAAACCCGATAAGCTGGCTTGTGATGAAAATCCTGCCAATCTGGATCAAATTACCATTGATGACCAATGCAATAAAAAGAGAAATAGGGGCATGA
- a CDS encoding helix-turn-helix domain-containing protein, translated as MSTVELNRFIVILIYGSLVLLSLLKLANPLKVNRKGNLWFGLFLFLWSTYWLDEIWSLIKGSQIEIHSILSVQFVQFLTPVMFYFSVLFFANPSFKFKWSDIKYAILPIFFLINLVLQRYGNFTDQSFFEFTFIGLILFQALFYTGLSYFTIRKHQKRIQQFSANTEGINLNWLEYIILILFIINIIYVIYNLFYDPTSLNAFINIAFLLVIYFVAYYSLKQKEIYPVEEKKLDEFISINEENESEEIKRKLIPDEELLRIKGDLEKLMEQEKPYLDSELNLIKLSEQLSVSTHHLSYVINTGFQKNFFQFVNEYRIEYAKKLLKDNTANKLSILGIAYESGFNSKTSFNTTFKKFTDQTPSEFKK; from the coding sequence ATGAGCACAGTTGAGTTAAATCGTTTTATCGTTATACTTATATATGGTTCATTGGTTTTGCTTTCTCTGTTAAAACTGGCGAATCCTCTTAAGGTAAATAGAAAGGGCAATTTGTGGTTTGGGTTATTCCTTTTTTTGTGGTCTACATATTGGCTGGATGAAATTTGGTCTCTGATAAAAGGTTCACAAATAGAGATTCATTCCATTCTTTCTGTTCAGTTTGTTCAGTTTTTGACACCGGTTATGTTTTATTTCAGTGTTTTATTTTTTGCAAATCCTTCTTTTAAATTTAAGTGGTCTGATATAAAATATGCCATTCTACCTATCTTTTTTCTGATCAATTTAGTATTACAGCGCTACGGAAATTTTACTGACCAGTCTTTTTTTGAATTTACATTTATAGGGTTGATTTTATTCCAGGCATTGTTCTACACGGGACTTTCTTATTTCACTATACGAAAACATCAAAAAAGAATCCAGCAGTTTTCAGCAAATACAGAGGGAATCAATCTTAATTGGCTGGAGTATATTATCCTGATTCTTTTTATCATCAACATTATATATGTTATTTACAATCTTTTTTATGATCCTACTTCATTAAATGCCTTTATTAACATTGCTTTTTTATTGGTTATTTATTTTGTGGCTTATTATTCTTTAAAACAGAAAGAAATTTATCCGGTCGAAGAGAAGAAACTTGATGAGTTTATATCAATTAATGAAGAAAATGAGAGCGAAGAAATTAAGAGGAAACTAATACCTGACGAAGAATTATTAAGGATCAAGGGAGATCTTGAAAAATTAATGGAGCAGGAAAAACCTTATCTTGATAGTGAACTCAATTTAATTAAATTATCCGAACAACTTTCTGTCTCTACCCATCACTTGTCCTATGTGATTAATACCGGGTTTCAAAAAAATTTTTTTCAGTTTGTTAATGAATACAGAATTGAATACGCTAAAAAGTTGTTAAAAGATAACACAGCCAATAAACTTTCGATTTTAGGAATTGCGTATGAATCAGGATTCAATTCCAAGACCTCTTTTAATACCACTTTCAAAAAATTTACTGATCAAACACCTTCTGAGTTTAAAAAATAA
- a CDS encoding rhomboid family intramembrane serine protease, producing MNILLLVIIATSIISFIAFNNNSIFEKYKFNVGAIQNRKEYIRLLSAGFLHADIMHLLFNMMTLYFFGPIVMEGFGNIGFIIVYFGSILLGNMFSLFIYQKQPWYSAIGASGGVSGILFAGIALIPDLKIYIFFIPIGIPGFIFGLLYFSYSVYMMLNPRQHDNIGHAAHLGGAFFGLVYAVINQPARAMDNALYIGIMAVPLLYLSYEIFVRKRIG from the coding sequence ATGAATATCCTGTTATTAGTTATTATAGCTACCAGCATTATAAGCTTTATTGCTTTTAATAACAATAGTATTTTTGAGAAGTATAAATTCAACGTAGGAGCTATCCAAAATAGAAAAGAGTATATTCGTTTACTTTCAGCAGGATTTCTGCATGCAGATATTATGCATCTTCTATTCAATATGATGACATTGTATTTCTTTGGTCCCATTGTTATGGAAGGCTTTGGAAATATAGGCTTTATCATCGTGTATTTTGGATCTATATTGCTGGGAAATATGTTTTCATTATTTATTTATCAAAAACAGCCTTGGTATTCAGCTATTGGCGCTAGTGGTGGAGTTTCTGGAATATTATTCGCTGGAATTGCGCTGATTCCGGACCTTAAGATCTATATATTCTTTATTCCTATTGGTATTCCAGGATTTATTTTTGGTCTTCTCTATTTCAGCTATTCGGTTTACATGATGCTCAATCCCAGACAGCATGATAATATTGGGCATGCTGCTCATTTAGGAGGTGCATTTTTTGGTCTCGTATATGCTGTTATTAATCAGCCTGCAAGAGCAATGGATAATGCTCTGTATATTGGGATCATGGCTGTTCCGTTATTGTATTTAAGCTATGAGATTTTTGTAAGGAAAAGAATAGGATAA